The following are encoded in a window of Staphylococcus piscifermentans genomic DNA:
- the mscL gene encoding large conductance mechanosensitive channel protein MscL: MFKEFKEFAFKGNVLDLAVAVVMGAAFNKIVTSLVTYIIMPLIGLIFGTVDFAKNWSFMGIKYGLFVQSIIDFLIVAFALFIFVKLANTLMKKEEVEEAPEENIVLLTEIRDLLQQQNGTVKNETTEIITESNDFNNKKL; encoded by the coding sequence ATGTTTAAGGAATTCAAAGAATTTGCTTTCAAAGGAAATGTATTAGACTTAGCAGTAGCTGTAGTGATGGGTGCTGCTTTCAACAAAATTGTTACTTCTTTAGTGACTTACATTATTATGCCGCTTATAGGTTTGATTTTTGGAACCGTTGATTTCGCTAAAAACTGGTCCTTTATGGGTATTAAATACGGTTTGTTTGTCCAATCCATTATTGACTTTTTAATTGTTGCCTTTGCCCTATTCATTTTTGTTAAACTTGCTAATACTTTAATGAAAAAAGAAGAAGTTGAAGAAGCTCCAGAAGAAAATATTGTACTTCTTACTGAAATCAGAGATTTATTGCAACAACAAAATGGCACAGTTAAAAATGAAACTACTGAAATCATCACTGAATCAAATGATTTCAACAATAAGAAACTTTAA
- the sbcC gene encoding exonuclease subunit SbcC, with translation MKPLKLHLQNVGPFMDETIDFTQLHNNELFLISGKTGSGKSMLFDAIVFALYGKASTASRKEGALRSHFADGKSPMEVELIFQLKDKQFKVIRQGAFVKEGNKNQTHPNLAVYELENDRYELRESKVNAGNNYIQELLGVNIEQFRQLFILPQGEFKKFLFSKSSSKQEILRTLFNTNRFEALQQRLVNQNKEEKKKIEMRHQQIEQLWNKVEDFDNEKLQEYKTLPSIQTEKLLNSIPEFERIGKEIYQQLENEKIQQDELKQKAEKSFREAEELNQKMAEQSDLTAQLETLEKQASEIKILEAQLKKIREVRPLHQIIENISGQTAKLNELNDRFEKIEAHIQQYQSQLQTVTTQQEKLAETQNDIELQQQFMNDTQYFYQNHQQYKNAYRNQAQVQEEYEQSQKDLKQNEQLLKRIEADYQNEQPDYERLNQLTQQIFDLKQQIKDTEATIEKEEAQVQRLTRLKVLEQELTDNTQKLNEFQAKISQFNTNQLELDNQETMIKKLQSMLQPGDQCPICGNTIQSLSDHLDFEELRAQREMLNTLHENKEEIRTAHSKLEAEYNMLKSEVEKFEREELPENNTQILQDLKKQYEKAETDKQHQDKRNKEIEKANAQVQQIKDDIQSLQLTLTQKKADIEKIDGLIEDFEKGTSFRNVMDFMNDFAQKQDMVKDYQKQTEALKQQEIEVKQQIAIEQTKHTSVQDNRKETDKAIAHLKQQSQIEMENIGIQSTDEVQEILDLMPKKEEIEERIKIYHDKENNLSHKLAELKAVIGNQEHPDLEQLSNNLETQKRVLEEKSKRLNEHEFKLQLNASHFTEIHEHIDVLAKELAEQQEIFDLAEILSGKNIQKLTLENYVLVYYLEMILEYANKRFMRMTNNRYILKRSEEVTQGYSGLEIVVFDSHSNKTRHISTLSGGESFQASLALALGLSEVVQQESGGITLESMFIDEGFGTLDQETLETALDTLLNIKSTGRMVGIISHVSELKQRIPTILEVKTDAYQSTTQFKF, from the coding sequence ATGAAACCCTTAAAGCTTCATTTACAAAATGTCGGTCCTTTCATGGATGAAACTATAGATTTTACTCAACTGCATAATAATGAGCTTTTTTTAATCAGTGGCAAAACAGGGTCAGGTAAATCTATGCTGTTTGATGCCATTGTATTTGCGTTATATGGAAAAGCTTCTACAGCATCCAGAAAAGAAGGCGCATTGAGAAGTCACTTTGCTGATGGAAAGTCTCCGATGGAAGTTGAACTTATTTTTCAATTAAAAGATAAGCAATTTAAGGTAATCAGACAAGGTGCGTTCGTTAAAGAAGGCAACAAAAATCAAACACATCCCAATTTAGCTGTGTATGAATTAGAAAATGATCGTTATGAACTCAGAGAAAGCAAAGTGAACGCTGGGAATAATTATATTCAAGAATTGTTAGGTGTAAATATAGAACAATTCAGACAGTTATTTATCTTACCGCAAGGAGAATTTAAGAAGTTTCTGTTTTCTAAGAGTTCCTCCAAGCAAGAAATACTTAGAACTTTATTCAATACGAATCGTTTTGAAGCATTACAACAACGATTAGTAAACCAAAATAAAGAAGAAAAGAAAAAGATTGAAATGAGACACCAACAGATTGAGCAATTATGGAATAAAGTAGAAGATTTCGATAATGAAAAATTGCAAGAATATAAAACACTTCCAAGTATACAAACAGAAAAGTTATTAAACAGTATTCCTGAATTTGAACGAATTGGAAAAGAAATTTACCAACAATTGGAAAATGAAAAAATCCAACAAGATGAACTCAAACAAAAAGCAGAGAAATCCTTTAGAGAAGCCGAAGAATTGAATCAGAAAATGGCAGAACAAAGCGACTTAACAGCTCAGCTAGAAACACTTGAAAAGCAAGCTTCTGAAATTAAAATACTTGAAGCTCAACTGAAGAAAATTCGAGAAGTACGCCCGCTTCACCAAATCATAGAAAATATTTCTGGACAAACTGCAAAATTGAATGAGTTAAATGATAGATTTGAGAAAATTGAAGCCCATATTCAACAATATCAGTCTCAGTTGCAAACAGTTACAACACAACAAGAAAAATTAGCGGAAACTCAAAATGATATAGAATTACAACAGCAGTTTATGAATGATACGCAATACTTTTATCAAAATCATCAACAATACAAAAACGCATATCGTAATCAAGCACAAGTACAAGAAGAATATGAGCAATCACAGAAAGATTTAAAACAAAATGAGCAGTTATTAAAGAGAATAGAAGCGGATTATCAGAATGAACAGCCCGATTATGAACGACTGAATCAACTGACACAACAAATATTCGATTTAAAACAACAAATTAAAGATACAGAAGCGACGATCGAAAAAGAAGAAGCACAAGTGCAACGTTTAACAAGATTAAAAGTATTAGAACAAGAATTAACAGATAATACTCAAAAATTGAACGAGTTTCAGGCAAAAATTTCACAATTTAACACCAATCAATTAGAGTTAGATAATCAAGAAACAATGATCAAAAAGCTGCAATCCATGTTGCAACCTGGAGACCAATGTCCGATATGTGGCAATACGATTCAATCTCTTTCAGATCACTTGGATTTCGAGGAGCTAAGAGCGCAAAGGGAAATGTTGAATACTTTGCATGAAAATAAAGAGGAAATTCGAACGGCTCATTCAAAATTAGAAGCTGAATATAATATGCTTAAAAGTGAAGTTGAAAAATTTGAGCGAGAAGAGTTGCCAGAAAACAATACACAAATACTTCAAGACTTGAAAAAACAATATGAAAAAGCGGAAACAGATAAGCAGCATCAAGATAAACGCAATAAAGAGATTGAGAAGGCCAACGCACAAGTTCAGCAAATTAAAGATGATATCCAAAGTTTGCAACTCACGCTCACTCAAAAGAAAGCTGATATTGAAAAAATTGATGGATTAATTGAGGATTTTGAAAAGGGTACTTCTTTCCGTAATGTAATGGATTTTATGAATGATTTTGCACAGAAACAAGATATGGTAAAAGATTATCAAAAACAAACAGAAGCATTAAAACAACAAGAAATAGAAGTGAAGCAACAAATTGCAATTGAACAAACAAAGCATACTTCAGTGCAGGATAACCGTAAAGAAACTGATAAAGCAATCGCACACTTAAAACAGCAATCTCAAATTGAAATGGAAAATATCGGCATACAAAGTACTGATGAAGTGCAAGAAATTTTAGATTTAATGCCGAAAAAAGAGGAAATTGAAGAGCGGATTAAAATTTATCATGATAAGGAAAATAATTTATCTCATAAACTTGCTGAATTAAAAGCGGTTATCGGAAATCAAGAGCATCCTGATTTGGAGCAGTTGTCGAACAATCTGGAAACGCAGAAAAGAGTGCTTGAGGAGAAGTCGAAGCGGTTAAATGAGCATGAATTTAAGTTGCAATTAAATGCGAGCCATTTCACAGAAATTCATGAACATATAGATGTTTTAGCAAAAGAGTTAGCAGAACAACAAGAAATCTTTGATTTGGCTGAAATTCTATCAGGAAAAAATATTCAAAAGCTGACGTTAGAAAATTACGTTTTAGTTTACTATTTAGAAATGATACTGGAGTACGCTAATAAACGTTTTATGAGAATGACCAATAATAGGTATATCTTAAAGCGCAGTGAAGAAGTAACGCAAGGTTATAGCGGTCTAGAAATTGTAGTCTTCGATTCACATTCAAATAAAACACGTCATATCTCTACGCTGTCAGGTGGAGAATCGTTCCAAGCTTCTCTAGCATTAGCGCTTGGTTTAAGCGAGGTTGTACAGCAGGAATCTGGAGGTATTACTTTAGAATCGATGTTTATAGACGAAGGTTTCGGCACGCTTGATCAAGAAACGTTAGAAACAGCCTTAGACACTCTATTAAATATTAAATCGACAGGAAGAATGGTAGGTATTATTTCACATGTAAGCGAGTTGAAACAACGTATACCTACAATTCTAGAAGTAAAAACAGACGCTTACCAAAGTACGACACAATTTAAGTTTTAA